The region ACGTGCTCGCCGAAAACAGTCCAGCTCGACTGTCATTGCACGGGGAACCATCTCGGCACCTCCTCGGCGCCGCGGCGCAGCCGCCCGCGCGACTCCAGCAGCACCAGGTGGGCCAGCGACTCGCGGACGGCCAGGCGCAGCAGGAACTCCGGCATCGTGTCGAACGGCCGCGACCACGTCAGCCTGGTGGTGATCTCCCAGCAGGTGCTGCCGGGAGCCTCCAGCACCGCCTTCTCGATCTCGGCGAGCCGCTCGTCGTGGTGTGCCATCAGGGCGTCGGTCCGCTCGCGCAGTCCGCGGAAGCGGTACTCGTGCGCGGGCAGCACCTCGTCGGCGTCGATCTCGCCCACCGAACGCAAGGACCGCAGGTAGGTGCCCAGTGGGTCGGCGAGCTGGCGCGGCTGGACCGAGATGTTCGGGCTGATCCTGGGCAGCACGTGGTCACCGGAGAGCAGCACGCCGGACCCGCGCTCGTGGAAGCAGAGGTGCCCCGGTGTGTGGCCGGGTGTCCACACCGCTCGAAGGTCCCAGCCCGGCAGGTCGACCACGTCGTGGTCCTCGATCAGGCGGTCCGGACCAGCGTGGCGGAAGCTCTGGATCCCGGGTGAGCCGACGGAGTAGCCGTGCACGACCGGGTCGGGCGCTCCGGTCGCCGCGAGCTGGGCGCGGCCATGCGCGACGACCGACTCCAGGCTCGCATCGTCGTGGCCGACCAGCGCGGCGTCGGCGGGATGCATGCCGATCCAGGCCCCGGATTTCTCCCGCACCCGGCCCGCCAGCCCGAAGTGGTCCGGGTGGATGTGGGTGACCAGCACCGCGCGCACGTCGGCGACCTCGAACCCGGCGGTGCCGAGCCCGGCCACCAGCGCCTGCCACGCGTCCTCGCAGTCCCAACCGGCGTCCACAATGGCCACTCCGCCGGGCAGCTCCAGCGCGTAGACGAGCACGTAGCGCAGCGGGCTGCCGGGGATGGGCACCGGGATGGACCACAGCCCGTCGCGGACGCGCTCGACGGGCGGCATCACCCCCGCGACCCACGCCTCCCGTTGCCGGACGCCGGTCACTTCCACGATTCGCCAGTCCCTTCTGCCACCCTCGACCTCCCAATCCACCAGCTCCGGCGGCCGTTGGCAAAGATCGGCTGCCGCACGCACCGATAGCCGCCGCCTATGCGCGGATCGTCCGGCCGGAACCCGGCGGCTATCCTGCTCGGCGTGGACCTGCGGCTGGTGGAGTACTTCGTGGCCGTGATCGACCACGGCAGCGTGACCAGGGCCGCGCGCGAGCTGTACATCGCCCAGCCGTCGCTTTCGCAGGCCATTCGCAGCCTGGAGCGCCGACTCGGCGTGGAGCTGTTCCACCGCACCGGGCGCAAGCTGGTGCTCACCCCCGACGGCGAGTCCTTCGTGGAACCGGCACGGCGAATCCTGCGCGACGTCGAGCGCGCGCGGGCCGCCGTCGACGAGGTCCGCACCACCGTGGCGGGCACCCTGGACATCGCGGCGCTGGCCACGCTCGCGGTGGACCCGCTGCCGGAACTGGCCGGCGAGTTCGGCCGCCGCCACCCCGGTGTGCTGCTCAACGTCATCGACCCCGGCGGGTCGGCGGCGGTGGTCGCCGAGGTGCGCCGGGGACGTGCCGAGCTGGGCCTGACCGACCTGTCCGTCCGGACCGAGACGCTGCGCTCGCTGCCGTTGCGCACCCAGGAGATCGTGCTGGTACTGCCGCCCGCGATGGCCGCGCGGCTGCCCGACCCGGTCCCGCTGTCGGCCATGGCCGACATCCCCCTGGTCATGGAGTTCGGCGACACCACCACCCGCGCCCTGGTGGACGACGCCGTCCGCTTCGTGGCGGTGGAATGCGCGCACCGCCAAGCCATCTGGGAGCTGGTCTCCCACGGCGCCGGCGCGACCTTCCTGCCTCGCGACCTGGCCGAACGCGAACTGGACGGCGTGGTGCTGCGTTCCACGGAGCCCAGGCTGGAACGCAGCGTCGGCGTGCTGTTCCGGCCCGGGCCGCCGTCCCCGGCGGCCGAGGCGTTCCTCTCGCTCATCCGCGACCGGCCAGCTCCAGGAACGCCCGGCCCGCGGGCGAGAGCAGAGCGGGGTCGTACACCAGGCCGTAAGCGCGGTTGAGCGGCGGGTCCACCGCCCGCACCACCGCACCGCGCGCGGCGGCGCGTTCGGCGACCGAGCGCTGCAGCATGGTCGCCCCGACGCCGGCCAGCACGAACGGCACCAGCGCCTCGCGGTGCTGCACGACCGCCGAGGCCCGCGTGCGGCGTCCCGCCGCGCTGAGCGCCCGCTCGATGTGGGTGCGCTGCGAGGCACCCCTGGGCACCGCGACCAGCGGGACGTCCGGAAGTTCGGCCAGCGGCAACGGGTCCTGCTCCGGCGCGTCGACTCCGGGCGGGAACACCAGCCAGTACTCGCGGCTGCCGAGCTCGCGAACCTCGAGCCCACCGCTGGACACCGGCAGGTGGCAGATCACCAGCTCGCAGTGCCCCTCCCGGATCAGCGCCGCGCACGCGTCCTCGTCGCTGAAGTCGCCGAGCCGCACCGACACGTTGGGGTAGCGCTGCCGGTAGGCGCCGACCAGGTGGGCGACCGGGTCGACGGCCAGCGCGGGCGCGGCGTAGACGTCGAGCCGTCCGCGCGGCAGGCCGTCGGCGTCGACCAGCGCGCCTTCCGCGGTGACCACGTCGCGCAGGATCTGCCTGGCCGGGCCGACGAAAGCCGCTCCAGCCGAGGTCAGCACCATGCCGCGGCCCGCGCGGTGGAACAGCTGCGCGCCGAGCTCCCGCTCCAGCGTGCGGATAGCCTGCGACACGGTGGGCTGGGCGAGCTGCAACGCGACGGCGGCGGCGTTGATCCCCCCGTGGTCCACGACCGCCAGGAAGTACTCGACCTGGTGCAGCTCCACGCCGGAACTGTAGTCGGCACCGCGTGCGCGCGCTGTGCCGTGGACCACTCCCGGCCTGCCGTCCCACTGTCTGGCTTCGATCTTTGGAGCACCGCAGCCGTTCCCCCCGCAACCGGAGCCGCTGCCCAGGGCGAAATCAAGAACACCTCACAGGCCGAGCGACTTGGCGACGATCGTTTTGAGCACCTCGGTGGTACCGCCGAAGATCCGCGTGACCCGCGCGTCGGCGTAGAGCCGGGCGATGCGGTACTCGCGGATGTAGCCGTATCCGCCGTGCAGTTGCAGGCACCGGTCGACGACCCGGGCCTGCAGCTCCGTGCAGAAGATCTTCACCTTGGCCGCGTCCGCGCCGCTCAGCGCGCCGTCGTCGTGTTCGCCGAGGGCGCGGTCCAGCAGCGCCCGTCCCGCCTCGATCTCGGTCGCGCATGCCGCGAGCTCGAACTTGGTGTTCTGGAAGGAACTCACCGGAGTCCCGAACGCCCTGCGTTCCCGGACGTACTCCAGAGTCGTCTCCAGCGCCGCCTCGGCCGCGGCCTGCGCCGCGACGGCGATCGACAACCGCTCCTGCGGCAGGTTCCCGGTAAGGTATCCGAACGCCGCGCCCTCGGCGCCGAGGAGGTTGGCGGCGGGCACCCGGACGTCGGTGAACGACAGCTCCGCGGTGTCCTGGGCCTTGAGCCCCAGCTTGTCGAGGTTGCGCCCGCGCTCGAAGCCGGGCATGCCGCGCTCGACCACCAGCAGCGACAGGCCGTCGCGGCGGTCGCCGCCGCGACCGGTGCGGGCCACGACCAGCACCAGGTCGGCGTTGATCCCTCCGGTGATGAACGTCTTGGCGCCGTTGAGGACGTAGTCGCCACCTTCGCGGCGCGCCGTGGTGCTCATCCCGGCCAGGTCCGACCCGGTTCCCGGCTCGGTCATCGCGATCGAGCTCATGAGCTCGCCGCCGGCCAGGCCGGGCAACCAGCGCGCCTTCTGCTCCTCGTCGCCGTAGGCCAGGAAGTACGGCAGCACGACGTTCATGTGCACCGAGAGCCCGCCGAGCGACACACCGGCACGGGCGGTCTCCTCGCTGACGATCGCGTTGTACTTGAAGCTCGTCGCGCCCCCTCCCCCGTACCGCTCGGGGACCTGCAGGCCGGGAATGCCGAGTTCGCCCAGTTTCACGAACACCTCGCGCGGGACGACGCCCGCCTGCTCCCAGTCCGGGAAGTGGTCCACGACCTCGCGGTTCAGGAAGTCCCGCACCAGCTTGCGGAAGGCGTCGTGCTCCGGGCCGTAGGCCGTGCTGCGCATGGTTCCCCCTCGAAGATTCCGCCACCGGTCACAGCAGTTCGACGATGGTCGCGTTGGCCATGCCACCGCCTTCGCACATGGTCTGCAGGCCGTAGCGGATGCCGTTGTCGCGCATGTGGTGCACGAGCCGCGTCAGCAGGATCGCGCCGGATCCGCCGAGCGGGTGGCCGACCGCGATCGCCCCGCCCAGCGGGTTCAGCCGCTCCGGGCGCGCGCCGGTCTCGGCCAGCCACGCCAGCGGCACCGGCGCGAACGCCTCGTTCACCTCGAACGCGCCGATGTCGTCGATGCCCAGCCCGGCCTTGCGCAGCGCCTTGGCGGTCGCCGGCCACGGCGCGGTCAGCATCATCACCGGGTCGTCCCCGGCGAGCACGGCGGTGTGCACCCGCGCCACGGGCCGCAACCCGCGAGCGTGCTCGCTGGTCGTGATCAGCAACGCCCCGGCACCGTCGGAGATCTGCGAGGCATTGCCCGCGGTGATCACACCGTCCTCGCGGAAGGCCGTCGGGAGGACGGCGAGCTTGCTCATCGTCCCGCCGCGCCGCACGCCCTCGTCGGCGTCGAGGAGGCCGGGCAGCGGGGCGAGCTGACCGTCCAGGGCACCGGAGTCGATCGCCGCGGCGGCCTTCTCGTGCGAGGCGAGGGAGTACTCGTCGAGCTGTTGCCGCGACAGGCCCCACTTCGCGGCGATCATCTCCGCGCCGACCCCCTGGTTGAAGCCGTCGACGCCGAAGCGCTCCAGGACGCTCGGCGGCACCGGCCGGCCGTCCTGGCGCGCCGTGCCCATCGGCACCCGGCTCATCGACTCGACCCCGCCCGCCACCGCGAAGTCGTAGTGACCGGCGATCACCCCGGCGGCCGCCGCGTGCACCGCCTGCTGGCTCGACCCGCACTGCCGGTCGACGGTGGTGGCGGGCACCGACACCGGCCAGCCCGCCGCGAACACGGCGGTGCGTGCGATGTTGGCGGCCTGCTCCCCCGCCTGGCTCACGCAGCCCCAGACCACGTCGTCGACCTCGGCCGGGTCGAGGCCGGTCCGTTCGGCCAGGGCTCGCAACACGTGGGCGGAGAGCTCGGCCGGATGGACTCCGGCCAGCGCGCCGCGGCGCTTGCCCACCGGAGTGCGAACCGCGTCGACGATGACGGCGTCCCGCATGCGCCTCTCCCGTTCTGCCGAGACCGGACCGCGACGGCCCTGCCCCGAATGAAGCACTCCCGGTCCCGCCGCGGCAAAGACCGGGTGCGCAACGCTGGAATAGGCGAGATCAATGCGCCGTCCGCGTGACGGCGCGCCTCAGCGGGCGAGCAGCCCGGACCCGGACGGCTCACCCGCTGGGCTGATGCGAGAGAAAAGAACCCGGAGCCAGAGGGCGCCTGAGGTTCCACCACGCAAAGAGAGTTCGAAGACGGGAACTCAGCAGCAGCACCGCCCTGGGACGTATCCCTCGCGGTGCCACCAGAACCGCTGCTGTCCGAGGTGCTGCGGGACCTCGGCGGCGAAGGTGTGCACCGGAGCCGTGGAGGAGCCCGCCGCGGCGGGCGCGGTGGACGCGGGCCCGTTCGACAGCAGGCTCTCGACGGTGTGCAGCGCACCTCCGAGCATGACCTGGCGGACGTTGGCGGCGTTGGCGATGTCGGCGAGCGGATCCCCCTGCACGAAGGCCAGGTCCGCCAGCTTGCCGGCCTCGACCGTGCCCAGGTGCTCGCTCGCGCCCAGCACCCGCGCCCCCCTCCACCGTCGCGCTGCGCAACGCCTCGTAGGTGGTGATCCCGTCACGCACCAGGTACTGGGCGTTGAGGTGGTAGTACACGCCGTGCGGCACCAGCGGGCTGTCCGTGCCCAGCGCGACGTGACCGCCACCGTCGAGGATCCGCCGCACCGTCCGCACCTGCCGCGTCGTGAAGGCCAGGGCCGCCTCCGGACGGTCGGCCACCGCCTCCTGCACCTCCTCGCGGAACTGCTCGTACATCTGCGGTGGCAGCAGTGCCCGCAGGCGCGGGTCGTCCAGCGCCCAGCCCGCGTGGTGGTACAGCGCGGGGCGGATGCTCACCGAGCCGAGGCCGGAGAGCCCGAGCGTCGGCGTGAAGGTCATGCCCGAGCGCACCAGCGGCTCCACCACGTCGTCGTAGGCGTGACCGAGGTGGGTCTCCTTCTGCCGGCGCAGGTAGCGGCTGGTGCCGCCGTGGTGCTCCACGGCGTCGGCGCCCAGGTTCACCGGCCCGAACAGGTAGTGCGAGGTCACCGGCACGCCGAGCCGGTGGGCTCCCTCGATCGCGGCCTGCTGCAACGAGTACGGCAACCGGACGTAGGTCTTGACCAGGTCGTGCTCCAGCTCGCTGACCCGCTCGAGCTCCCTGGCCAGCTCCTCGGGTGTGGTGACCGGACGGTTGCTGTCGTAGTAGACGCGCGAGCCGTCGATGATCTCCCCCGCGGTGAACAGCCTCGGCCCGACCCGCTTGCCCGACGCCTGCGCCTCCTTGGCCTCCACCGCGAGGTAGTGGCCGGAACCTGGCGAACGGACCGAGGTCACGCCGAAGGCGAGCCACAGCTTGGGGATGCTGTTGTTCTCCCACGGCATGTGCTCGTGCGTGGCGATCATCCCCGGCATGACGGTCAGGTCGCGGGCGTCCACGCCGTCGGGACCGAGTGCCCCACGGCTCGGCACCACCTCGGCGATCCGGTTGCCGCGCACCACGATGTCGACGTCGCGCCGCAGGTTCGGTCCGGTCCCGTCCCAGAGCGCGCCCGCACGGATCACCTTGCGGTCCGACGGGGCAGCGGGTCGCCAGGTGAGCCGCATCCGCACCGGCTTCGCGGTGCTCTCGCCGACGCTCACCCGCCGCAGCTTCCCGTTGGACAGGTAGAGCAGGGTGCGCGAGTCTTCGCTCCAGCTCGGCGAAGCCGCCGTTTCATCCCCGAGCCGGCGGGCCTCACCTGACGGCCGCCCACGATCGTCAACACCGGACACCCAGAGGACACCGCCGACGACGAAGGCCATGCTGGTGCCGTCGGGCGAGTAGACCGGGCCGGAGTCGATGCGGTTGGACAGCGACCGGCCCGGCACGGCGTGGGTGTAGTGCATCTCGCCGGTGGCCAGCTCGACGGTCAGGACCAGGTTCTCGCCCTCCCGGAAGCGCGCGGTGGTGGGGACGAACCCGGCCAGGCACACCCGGGTGCCGTCGGCGGAGAAGCTCGGCCTGCCGGGCGCGTTCAGGGGGCCGACGACCTTGCGGACCGCACCACTGGCGACGTCCACGGTGTGCACCGAACGGCCGGACAGGAACGCGACCGCGGACCCGTCCGGGCTGAACACCGCTCCGGTCTCGTCGCCTTCCAGGTCCGTCAGCCGCCTGTCCTGGCCGGTTTCCAGGTCGTGCAGCCAGAGGTCGAGCGTGCCCGCCCGGTCGCCGGCGTAGACCAGCGTCCGGCCGTCCGGCGACCACGCCGGACCGGTGTTGTAGCCGCCGTCGGACACCACGGCCTCGGGCTCCTCGCCGTCGCGCACCACCCAGATGTCGCCGAGCGCCTGGAAGGCGACCCGCGTGCCGTCCGGCGACAGCACGGGGCCGACGATGCCCTTGACCGCGCGGTCGGCGGTGGAGTCGAAGTCCCTGCGCGTCGGCGGTGGAGAGACCTCGCGCACGGAGACCTCGGCGGTGAACGGGATGTCGCTGCGGGCGCCGCCGAGAGCGCGGCGCCGGATGCGGCCGTCGGCGGTGTAGAGGAGCTCATCGGCCGACAACCACCTGGCGGAGAACGGGAACACGTCCTCGCCCTCGTCGGAGACGACCTTCCCGTCGAGGACCAGCGCGGTTCCGGACGGCGTCCGGTGCACGTAGCCGAGCCTGCCGTCGGGCGAGAAGGTCGGGCCGGCGATGTCGCCCTCGGACACGGTGACGAGGGTGCGGCGGTTTCCGTGCGCGTCCACGAGGTCGATCGCCTGCGGGGTGTCGTCGTCCGACGACGTGAAGGCGATGGCCGAGCCGTCCGGCGTCCACACCGGCTGCGCCTCCTGCGCCGAGCCGCTGGTCCAGGCGGCGATCTCGCCGGTCGCCAGCGTGAGCACGTGGATCCCGTAGCGGCCGTCCGTCTCGGCGGCGAAGGCGACGCGGGTTCCGTCCGGGGAGAACCGCGGTTCGCGCTGGTCGGTCGGTCCACTCGTCAGCCGGGTGAGACCCCTGCCGTCCCGGTCGGCCAGGCAGAGGTGGAAGTTTCCGTCCTGATAGGACTGGAAGACGATCCTGCTGCCGTCCGGGGAGAAATCGGGTTCGGCGGCCTCCTGCAACACGTCGGTCAGGCGGACCGCGGCACCGCCGCCGATGGGGATCGACCAGAGAACGTTCAGCAGGTCGACGACCACCGAGCCGGCGCCGGGCGCGACCGCGGCGGAGGCGTTGGTCGCCTGGGTGACCACGACCTCGCGGCTGCCCGGCGCGCCTGGCCGGGCCAGCGCCACCGGCGCCCCGCCGGCACCGTCCAGGAACCACATCGCACCCACGCCCGCCGCGGCCTGGCCGCCCCTGCGGAACAGAGCTCGCCGTGAAAGATCCACACGCACCTCCTGTGAGCGACTCCCCCAGCCCAGCGCGCCATGATCGGCCCCGACAGTGTCGGCGGGATGCTTTAGCGATCACAGAGACTGTGTCATTGATCACAAGCGGTTGCGCGCCCCGTCACTCGGGCCGGGAGCCACTACCAGAGGGTTTCGCACGTACGCGTGACCAGCGCGAACGACGCCGGACGCGACAGTGCGCGTCCGGCGTCGCATGGCGGGCCGGTGTGCCCTACGGGCGGTGGTGGTTTCGCTCCGCTCGCCGGAACACCCGCGAGCACGCCGTCGTCGAGAACGACCCGCTAGCCCTCGTCGCCCTCGAAGAAGTCCCCGACCTCGTCGACGACCTCGCCGAGCACCATGCCGCCGACGATGCCCGCGGCGGCACCGGCCGCCGCTCCGGCGATCACGCCGCCCATACCCGCACCGTGGTGGCCGTGGTGGTGGTCGTGACTGCCGTGCTGATGGTGACCGTGCGGCATGGCGTGCCTGCGCTCGGCGACCTGCGCGAGCCACTCGTCGATGCGGGCGGCCCAGTCGATGTGCTCGGCTTCCTCGTAACCGGCGTGGAAGCGCCCGAACGCGTCGTGCGAGGGCGTGAAGAAACCGCCGCGCTTGTCGGCCTCCAGCACCACGTCCAACCCGTGCGGCCCGGCGACGAAGGTCAGCTCGACCTCGTTGACCCGTCCCGCGTACTGGCCGGGCGGGTGGAACTCGATCTCCTGGTAGAACGGCAGCTCCTGGTGCACGCCGTGCAGGCGGCCGTGCTCGAGGTCGGCGTGCTTGAAGTGGAAGCCCAGCCGGGAGAACGCCTCCAGCACGCGCTCCTGCGCGGGCAGCGGATGCACCGAGACCGGGTCCAGGTCGCCCTTGTCGACCGCCTTGGCCACCGACAGCTCGGTGCGCACGCCGAGGGTCATGCCGTGCAGGTGCCGGCCGTAGAACTCGGTCACCGGCGCCTCCAGCGGCACCGGGAACTCGAACGGGATCACCCGGTCCTCGCCCTCGGCCAGCTCGAATCGGCCCGCCACCACGACGCGGTGGAACTCGACGAACGCGTCGCCGTCGTGGCCGCCGT is a window of Saccharopolyspora erythraea NRRL 2338 DNA encoding:
- a CDS encoding MBL fold metallo-hydrolase, which encodes MEVTGVRQREAWVAGVMPPVERVRDGLWSIPVPIPGSPLRYVLVYALELPGGVAIVDAGWDCEDAWQALVAGLGTAGFEVADVRAVLVTHIHPDHFGLAGRVREKSGAWIGMHPADAALVGHDDASLESVVAHGRAQLAATGAPDPVVHGYSVGSPGIQSFRHAGPDRLIEDHDVVDLPGWDLRAVWTPGHTPGHLCFHERGSGVLLSGDHVLPRISPNISVQPRQLADPLGTYLRSLRSVGEIDADEVLPAHEYRFRGLRERTDALMAHHDERLAEIEKAVLEAPGSTCWEITTRLTWSRPFDTMPEFLLRLAVRESLAHLVLLESRGRLRRGAEEVPRWFPVQ
- a CDS encoding LysR family transcriptional regulator; this translates as MDLRLVEYFVAVIDHGSVTRAARELYIAQPSLSQAIRSLERRLGVELFHRTGRKLVLTPDGESFVEPARRILRDVERARAAVDEVRTTVAGTLDIAALATLAVDPLPELAGEFGRRHPGVLLNVIDPGGSAAVVAEVRRGRAELGLTDLSVRTETLRSLPLRTQEIVLVLPPAMAARLPDPVPLSAMADIPLVMEFGDTTTRALVDDAVRFVAVECAHRQAIWELVSHGAGATFLPRDLAERELDGVVLRSTEPRLERSVGVLFRPGPPSPAAEAFLSLIRDRPAPGTPGPRARAERGRTPGRKRG
- a CDS encoding LysR family transcriptional regulator, which gives rise to MELHQVEYFLAVVDHGGINAAAVALQLAQPTVSQAIRTLERELGAQLFHRAGRGMVLTSAGAAFVGPARQILRDVVTAEGALVDADGLPRGRLDVYAAPALAVDPVAHLVGAYRQRYPNVSVRLGDFSDEDACAALIREGHCELVICHLPVSSGGLEVRELGSREYWLVFPPGVDAPEQDPLPLAELPDVPLVAVPRGASQRTHIERALSAAGRRTRASAVVQHREALVPFVLAGVGATMLQRSVAERAAARGAVVRAVDPPLNRAYGLVYDPALLSPAGRAFLELAGRG
- a CDS encoding acyl-CoA dehydrogenase family protein, with protein sequence MRSTAYGPEHDAFRKLVRDFLNREVVDHFPDWEQAGVVPREVFVKLGELGIPGLQVPERYGGGGATSFKYNAIVSEETARAGVSLGGLSVHMNVVLPYFLAYGDEEQKARWLPGLAGGELMSSIAMTEPGTGSDLAGMSTTARREGGDYVLNGAKTFITGGINADLVLVVARTGRGGDRRDGLSLLVVERGMPGFERGRNLDKLGLKAQDTAELSFTDVRVPAANLLGAEGAAFGYLTGNLPQERLSIAVAAQAAAEAALETTLEYVRERRAFGTPVSSFQNTKFELAACATEIEAGRALLDRALGEHDDGALSGADAAKVKIFCTELQARVVDRCLQLHGGYGYIREYRIARLYADARVTRIFGGTTEVLKTIVAKSLGL
- a CDS encoding thiolase family protein; this translates as MRDAVIVDAVRTPVGKRRGALAGVHPAELSAHVLRALAERTGLDPAEVDDVVWGCVSQAGEQAANIARTAVFAAGWPVSVPATTVDRQCGSSQQAVHAAAAGVIAGHYDFAVAGGVESMSRVPMGTARQDGRPVPPSVLERFGVDGFNQGVGAEMIAAKWGLSRQQLDEYSLASHEKAAAAIDSGALDGQLAPLPGLLDADEGVRRGGTMSKLAVLPTAFREDGVITAGNASQISDGAGALLITTSEHARGLRPVARVHTAVLAGDDPVMMLTAPWPATAKALRKAGLGIDDIGAFEVNEAFAPVPLAWLAETGARPERLNPLGGAIAVGHPLGGSGAILLTRLVHHMRDNGIRYGLQTMCEGGGMANATIVELL
- a CDS encoding amidohydrolase family protein; its protein translation is MAVTSRWARTARWCRTACTTTSTPSTWCVTGSPPTRRCAARRWRGARVLGASEHLGTVEAGKLADLAFVQGDPLADIANAANVRQVMLGGALHTVESLLSNGPASTAPAAAGSSTAPVHTFAAEVPQHLGQQRFWWHREGYVPGRCCC
- a CDS encoding sporulation protein, with translation MVFKKLLGALGIGGPSVDTVLHHPGTRPGEVLTGEVRITGGSQAVTIEHVALGLVTRIETEHGGHDGDAFVEFHRVVVAGRFELAEGEDRVIPFEFPVPLEAPVTEFYGRHLHGMTLGVRTELSVAKAVDKGDLDPVSVHPLPAQERVLEAFSRLGFHFKHADLEHGRLHGVHQELPFYQEIEFHPPGQYAGRVNEVELTFVAGPHGLDVVLEADKRGGFFTPSHDAFGRFHAGYEEAEHIDWAARIDEWLAQVAERRHAMPHGHHQHGSHDHHHGHHGAGMGGVIAGAAAGAAAGIVGGMVLGEVVDEVGDFFEGDEG